The Geobacillus stearothermophilus ATCC 12980 genome contains a region encoding:
- a CDS encoding LysR substrate-binding domain-containing protein produces the protein MYYDELKTFITLAEVKNFTKTAEILHLSQPSVSLHIKNLEKEFQTKLFIRSPKRLRMTPTGELLYDRAKQMMALYEQTKQDILEHHHSVKGKLTIGTSFTIGEYILPPLLPDFQKRYPELELEVMIGNTKEIVELVKSYQVDIGLIEGQTNEKELSVYPFMQDELVIVASKRHELAQKGEVTIGELQNEAWVAREVGSGTREYFNHFIRSNGLKIQSLMIISSNQGIKETLINGNALSLLSRSVVARDIEHGHLSIVHLNHPPFYRMFSYICAPIMENKQNVRIFLETLQHNWRS, from the coding sequence ATGTATTACGACGAGTTGAAGACGTTCATTACGTTAGCAGAAGTGAAAAATTTCACAAAGACGGCGGAAATTCTCCATTTATCCCAGCCAAGTGTCAGCTTGCACATTAAAAATTTAGAGAAGGAGTTCCAGACGAAACTGTTCATCCGCTCCCCGAAGCGGCTGCGCATGACGCCGACAGGTGAACTTTTGTACGATCGCGCCAAACAAATGATGGCGCTCTATGAACAAACAAAGCAAGACATTTTGGAGCACCATCACTCAGTGAAAGGCAAATTGACCATCGGCACCAGCTTTACGATTGGAGAGTATATTTTGCCCCCGCTTTTGCCCGATTTCCAAAAGCGCTATCCAGAATTGGAGCTTGAGGTGATGATCGGCAACACGAAAGAAATTGTCGAACTCGTCAAATCGTATCAAGTCGACATCGGCTTGATCGAAGGGCAAACGAACGAAAAAGAATTGTCCGTCTACCCGTTTATGCAAGACGAGCTCGTCATCGTCGCCTCCAAGCGGCACGAGCTAGCACAAAAAGGCGAAGTCACGATCGGCGAGCTGCAAAACGAGGCGTGGGTGGCGCGCGAAGTCGGGTCGGGAACAAGGGAATATTTCAACCATTTCATCCGCTCGAACGGGCTGAAAATCCAATCGCTCATGATCATCAGCAGCAACCAAGGCATTAAAGAAACGCTGATCAACGGCAACGCCCTGTCCTTGCTGTCGCGCAGCGTCGTCGCCCGCGACATCGAGCACGGCCATCTGTCCATCGTTCACTTGAACCATCCACCGTTTTACCGAATGTTTTCCTATATTTGTGCACCGATTATGGAAAACAAGCAAAATGTACGTATCTTCCTTGAAACGTTGCAACACAATTGGAGATCCTAA
- a CDS encoding cation diffusion facilitator family transporter produces the protein MHHHEHGHCGHHHGHHHGLGREGSQKGLAAALVITVGIMVLEFVGGLVTNSLALLSDSGHMLSDAISLLLSLAAVWLAARPASPKRTYGFYRFEILAALVNGVALVGIAAWIIWEAVARFVNPPAVASGPMMAIAVIGLLANLASAWVLMRKGDVKENVNVRSAYLHVLGDALGSVGAMAAGLVIWLFDWYAADPLISIAVAVLILKGAFAVVKQTVHILMEGTPAAIDHAEVKAALSGIDGVIDVHDLHIWTITSGLDSLSCHLLIEEGCDGQAVLQRAIDLIETRFHIRHATIQIEMPHIRHGEMEV, from the coding sequence ATGCATCATCATGAACACGGCCATTGCGGCCACCATCACGGGCATCATCATGGCTTGGGCAGAGAGGGGAGCCAAAAAGGGCTGGCGGCCGCTCTTGTCATTACCGTCGGGATTATGGTTCTGGAGTTTGTCGGCGGGCTTGTGACGAACAGCCTTGCTCTTCTTTCGGATTCGGGGCATATGCTGAGTGATGCCATTTCACTTCTATTAAGCCTGGCGGCGGTTTGGCTGGCGGCGAGGCCTGCGTCGCCGAAGAGGACATATGGATTTTACCGGTTCGAGATTTTAGCGGCGCTCGTAAACGGGGTTGCGTTGGTGGGGATTGCCGCTTGGATTATTTGGGAAGCGGTCGCGAGGTTTGTGAATCCACCTGCTGTCGCGAGCGGGCCGATGATGGCCATTGCTGTCATAGGGTTGCTGGCTAATTTGGCAAGCGCTTGGGTGTTAATGCGCAAAGGGGATGTCAAAGAGAACGTCAATGTCCGCAGCGCCTATCTTCATGTACTTGGCGATGCGTTAGGCTCGGTCGGGGCGATGGCGGCAGGGCTTGTCATCTGGCTGTTCGATTGGTACGCGGCCGATCCGCTCATTTCCATCGCGGTGGCGGTTTTGATTCTAAAAGGAGCATTTGCCGTAGTCAAGCAGACAGTGCATATTTTAATGGAAGGAACGCCGGCGGCGATTGACCATGCGGAAGTGAAGGCGGCGCTCTCGGGCATTGATGGGGTGATCGATGTCCACGATTTGCATATTTGGACGATCACCTCGGGGCTTGATTCGTTAAGCTGCCATTTGCTCATTGAGGAAGGATGCGATGGGCAGGCGGTTTTGCAGCGGGCGATTGATTTGATCGAGACGCGCTTTCACATTCGCCATGCGACGATTCAAATCGAAATGCCGCATATTCGCCATGGGGAGATGGAAGTATAG
- a CDS encoding NAD(P)/FAD-dependent oxidoreductase, protein MKYIIVGAGILGASTAYHLAKEGANVIIIDRGDKGQATGAAAGIVCPWLSQRRNQKWYRLAKNGAKFYPSLIEELQALGETDTGYARVGALCLHTDEQKLEQMEERARKRREDAPEMGEIVRLHPHEAKELFPPLGGEHHTLYVSGAARVNGRAVRDALTNAAQKLGAAYIRGNAQILFEGSRVIGVEVNGAKYTAEAVIVTAGAWAGELLEPLGVRFAVTPQKGQIVHLEWLAGETDRWPVVMPPNNQYMLAFPRGRIIIGTTHEDEAGMDVRATAGGIHEILDKALAVAPGLSACTYVETRVGFRPRTPGFLPVFGSLPGFTGLYAANGLGSSGLTVGPYLGAELAKLVLGRPTELDSFDYNVAEAIIPLS, encoded by the coding sequence ATGAAGTACATCATCGTCGGAGCCGGCATTTTAGGGGCCTCGACCGCTTACCATTTGGCCAAGGAAGGCGCAAACGTGATCATCATCGACCGCGGCGACAAAGGGCAGGCGACCGGTGCGGCGGCGGGGATTGTCTGCCCTTGGCTGTCGCAGCGCCGCAACCAAAAATGGTACCGATTGGCCAAAAACGGAGCGAAGTTTTACCCCTCCCTCATCGAAGAACTGCAAGCGCTCGGGGAAACGGACACCGGTTATGCGCGCGTCGGGGCGCTTTGCCTGCATACAGACGAACAGAAACTGGAACAAATGGAGGAGCGCGCTCGCAAACGGCGCGAAGACGCGCCGGAAATGGGAGAGATCGTGCGGCTTCATCCCCATGAGGCGAAGGAGCTGTTTCCGCCGCTTGGCGGTGAGCATCATACCCTATATGTGAGCGGCGCCGCCCGAGTGAACGGCCGAGCGGTGCGGGACGCCCTCACAAACGCGGCCCAAAAGCTTGGCGCCGCCTACATCCGCGGAAACGCCCAGATCCTGTTTGAAGGCTCCCGCGTCATCGGCGTGGAAGTCAATGGAGCGAAATACACGGCCGAAGCGGTCATCGTCACAGCCGGCGCATGGGCTGGCGAACTGCTTGAGCCGCTGGGCGTTCGGTTTGCCGTCACTCCGCAAAAAGGACAAATCGTTCATCTCGAATGGTTGGCAGGCGAGACCGACCGATGGCCGGTCGTCATGCCGCCGAACAATCAGTATATGCTCGCCTTCCCTAGAGGGCGAATCATCATCGGAACGACCCATGAAGATGAAGCGGGGATGGATGTCCGCGCCACCGCCGGCGGCATCCACGAAATACTGGACAAAGCACTCGCCGTCGCGCCAGGGCTGTCGGCGTGCACCTACGTGGAAACACGGGTCGGGTTTCGCCCGCGCACGCCTGGATTTCTCCCTGTCTTCGGGTCGCTTCCCGGTTTTACCGGCCTTTACGCAGCCAACGGCCTTGGCTCTTCCGGGCTCACCGTCGGGCCATATTTAGGCGCAGAACTTGCCAAGCTTGTACTCGGCCGCCCGACCGAACTTGATTCGTTCGACTACAACGTCGCCGAGGCCATCATCCCGCTTTCCTGA
- a CDS encoding assimilatory sulfite reductase (NADPH) flavoprotein subunit: MQLQVTNSPFSQEQIELLNRLLPTLTPAQKFWLSGYLAAAESAAAVLDAEAPALLVGGGKPVSKEVTVLYGSQTGNAQKLAEKAGKALKERGFEAKVSSMLDFKPNELKKVETLLIVVSTHGEGDPPDNAVAFYEFLHSKRAPKLNHLRFSVLALGDTSYEHFCQTGKDFDKRLEELGGERFYPRVDCDVDYEEAAAKWIDGVLAELSKGINAEAAPVLSSAAAVPKAEPAVVYSRKNPFPAEVLENINLNGRGSNKETRHLELSLEGSGLKYEPGDALGIFPKNDPELVDLIIQEMKWNPEETVTIDKDGEVRSLKEALTSHFEITVLTKALLQKLAPLSKNSELQALVAPGNEAKLKEYAKGRDLLDAFRDFGPWDAAPQQVISILRKMPPRLYSIASSLAAYPDEVHLTIGAVRYESHGRLRKGVCSTFCAERVQIGDTLPVFVQPNPNFKLPKDPSTPIIMIGPGTGVAPFRAFMQEREATGANGKSWLFFGDQHFMTDFLYQTEWLAWLKSGVLTKMDVAFSRDTEKKVYVQHRMLERSKELFGWLEDGAVVYVCGDKQHMARDVHQTLIEIIEKEGGMSREQAEAYVTEMQKQKRYQRDVY; the protein is encoded by the coding sequence TTGCAGCTGCAAGTAACCAACAGTCCGTTTAGCCAGGAGCAGATTGAGCTCTTGAACCGTTTGTTGCCGACGTTGACGCCAGCGCAAAAATTTTGGCTGAGCGGGTATTTGGCCGCCGCCGAGTCGGCCGCTGCTGTGCTTGACGCCGAAGCGCCCGCACTGCTTGTCGGGGGTGGGAAACCGGTTTCGAAAGAAGTGACCGTTCTGTACGGTTCGCAGACCGGCAATGCGCAAAAACTGGCCGAAAAAGCAGGCAAGGCGCTTAAGGAGCGCGGATTCGAGGCGAAAGTGTCGTCCATGCTTGACTTTAAGCCGAATGAATTGAAGAAAGTCGAGACGCTGCTCATCGTCGTGAGCACGCATGGGGAAGGCGATCCGCCAGACAACGCGGTGGCGTTTTACGAGTTTCTCCACAGCAAACGGGCGCCGAAGCTGAATCATTTACGCTTTTCCGTCTTGGCGCTTGGCGATACGTCGTATGAACATTTTTGCCAGACGGGGAAAGATTTTGACAAGCGGCTCGAGGAGCTCGGGGGAGAGCGGTTTTATCCGCGCGTCGACTGTGACGTCGACTACGAGGAAGCGGCAGCGAAATGGATTGACGGCGTGCTTGCCGAGCTGAGCAAGGGGATCAATGCCGAGGCCGCACCAGTGTTGTCGTCCGCTGCGGCCGTGCCGAAAGCCGAACCGGCGGTCGTCTATTCGCGTAAAAATCCGTTCCCGGCTGAGGTGCTGGAAAACATCAACTTAAACGGCCGCGGATCGAACAAAGAAACGCGCCATCTCGAATTGTCTCTTGAAGGATCGGGGTTGAAGTATGAGCCGGGCGATGCGCTTGGCATCTTCCCGAAAAACGATCCGGAGCTTGTCGATCTCATCATTCAAGAAATGAAATGGAACCCGGAAGAAACGGTGACGATCGACAAAGACGGGGAAGTGCGGTCGCTCAAAGAAGCGCTCACGTCCCATTTTGAAATCACTGTGTTGACCAAAGCGCTGTTGCAAAAGCTTGCGCCGCTGTCGAAAAACAGCGAGCTTCAAGCGCTCGTTGCCCCAGGCAATGAGGCGAAGCTGAAAGAATACGCCAAAGGCCGCGACTTATTGGATGCGTTCCGCGACTTCGGCCCATGGGATGCGGCGCCGCAACAAGTCATCTCGATTTTGCGCAAAATGCCGCCGCGCCTGTACTCGATCGCGAGCAGCTTAGCGGCCTATCCAGATGAAGTGCACTTGACGATCGGCGCGGTCCGTTATGAGTCGCACGGCCGCCTGCGCAAAGGGGTGTGCTCGACGTTCTGCGCCGAACGCGTCCAAATCGGCGATACGTTGCCGGTCTTTGTGCAGCCGAACCCGAATTTTAAGCTGCCAAAAGACCCATCGACGCCGATCATTATGATCGGTCCAGGCACTGGGGTTGCGCCGTTCCGCGCTTTTATGCAAGAGCGCGAGGCGACAGGAGCCAACGGAAAATCGTGGCTCTTTTTCGGGGACCAACATTTTATGACCGACTTCCTGTATCAAACGGAATGGCTCGCTTGGCTGAAAAGCGGTGTGCTGACCAAAATGGATGTCGCCTTCTCTCGCGATACGGAGAAGAAAGTGTATGTGCAGCACCGGATGCTCGAGCGAAGCAAAGAACTGTTCGGCTGGCTCGAGGATGGCGCCGTCGTCTACGTATGCGGCGACAAACAACACATGGCGCGCGACGTCCATCAGACGTTGATCGAGATTATCGAAAAAGAAGGCGGAATGAGCCGCGAACAGGCGGAAGCGTATGTCACCGAGATGCAAAAGCAAAAACGATACCAACGCGACGTCTATTAA
- a CDS encoding SDR family oxidoreductase has protein sequence MQRHRTWESVRTNIQRHDYGVNSIRNSHGRRRPQTSRRGPEEIANIALFLASDDASFLNGAVIVADAGWTAY, from the coding sequence TTGCAACGCCATCGCACCTGGGAGTCAGTACGAACAAACATTCAGCGCCACGATTACGGCGTCAACTCCATTCGAAATAGCCATGGCAGACGCCGCCCTCAAACCTCGCGCAGGGGACCAGAGGAAATCGCCAACATCGCCCTGTTTTTAGCTTCCGATGACGCCAGTTTTCTAAACGGCGCTGTGATCGTCGCCGATGCCGGATGGACGGCGTATTGA
- the speD gene encoding adenosylmethionine decarboxylase, giving the protein MNETPRVKLHGFNNLTKSLSFNMYDICYTKTAKEREAYIEYIDDVYNAERLTNLLKRVADMIGAHVLNIAKQDYVPQGASVTMLVSEGPVVEVPEDDGPLPEAVVLSLDKSHITVHTYPEYHPNDGISTFRADIDVVTCGAISPLKALDYLIHSFDADIMIIDYRVRGFTRDIHGYKLFIDHDITSIQDYIPEHIREKYDMIDVNIYQENIFHTKCKLKQFDLDNYLFGYAKEDLSEQEANETTAKLRREMDEIFYGKNMPNTV; this is encoded by the coding sequence ATGAACGAAACACCGCGCGTCAAGCTGCACGGGTTCAACAACTTGACGAAATCGCTCAGCTTCAATATGTACGATATTTGCTATACGAAAACGGCGAAGGAGAGAGAGGCGTATATCGAATACATTGACGACGTGTACAATGCCGAACGGCTGACGAATCTTTTAAAACGTGTCGCCGACATGATCGGCGCCCATGTGTTAAACATCGCCAAGCAAGATTACGTTCCGCAGGGCGCGAGCGTGACGATGCTCGTTTCCGAGGGGCCGGTTGTCGAGGTGCCCGAAGATGACGGCCCTTTGCCGGAGGCGGTGGTGCTTTCCCTTGACAAAAGCCATATCACCGTCCATACATACCCAGAATATCACCCGAATGACGGAATCAGCACGTTCCGCGCCGATATTGATGTCGTCACATGCGGGGCAATTTCGCCGCTCAAAGCGCTCGACTATTTGATTCATTCATTTGACGCCGACATTATGATCATCGACTACCGCGTGCGCGGATTTACGCGCGACATTCACGGATACAAGCTGTTTATCGACCATGACATTACGTCGATTCAAGATTATATCCCGGAGCACATTCGCGAAAAGTACGATATGATCGACGTAAACATTTACCAAGAGAATATTTTTCACACAAAATGCAAGTTGAAACAGTTTGATTTGGACAACTACTTGTTTGGCTATGCAAAAGAGGATTTGAGCGAACAAGAAGCGAATGAAACAACCGCCAAGCTGAGAAGGGAAATGGATGAGATCTTTTACGGAAAAAATATGCCGAACACCGTTTGA
- a CDS encoding malate:quinone oxidoreductase — translation MGNKQGKTDVILIGAGIMSATLGALLKELAPEWDIAVFERLEEAGAESSNEWNNAGTGHAALCELNYTVEKADGSIDIGKAIKINEQFYVSLQFWAYLVNSGILRDPKDFVRPLPHMSFVQGEDNVAFLKKRHETMAANPLFKGMEFSDDPKKLAEWVPLMMEGRVVDEPIAATRIESGTDVNFGALTRQLFEHLKRKNVNIYYRHHVEDIQRTSDGLWELKVRNLDTGAVERHAAKFVFIGAGGGSLHLLQKSGIPEGKGIGGFPVSGLFIVCNNPEVVEKHHAKVYGKAKVGAPPMSVPHLDTRFIDNQKMLLFGPFAGFSPKFLKNGSMLDLFTSIKPHNVLTILAAGVKNMALTNYLIQQVLLSKEQRMQELREFVPTAKSDEWDIVVAGQRVQVIKDTESGGKGTLQFGTEVVHAADGSIAALLGASPGASTAVHVMLEVIEKCFPEQMKQWRPKVKEMIPSYGESLMKNEALLRQVQASTAEALGLNGHFAIQLA, via the coding sequence ATGGGCAACAAACAAGGAAAAACGGATGTCATTTTAATCGGCGCTGGCATTATGAGCGCGACGTTGGGGGCGCTCTTGAAGGAATTGGCGCCAGAGTGGGACATTGCCGTGTTTGAGCGGCTGGAGGAAGCGGGAGCGGAAAGCTCCAACGAGTGGAACAACGCCGGGACGGGGCATGCGGCGCTGTGTGAGTTGAACTATACGGTTGAGAAGGCCGATGGGTCGATTGACATCGGCAAAGCAATTAAAATCAATGAGCAGTTTTACGTCTCTTTGCAGTTTTGGGCTTATTTAGTCAACAGCGGTATTCTTCGTGACCCGAAAGATTTCGTCCGTCCGCTGCCGCATATGAGCTTTGTGCAAGGGGAAGACAATGTGGCGTTTTTGAAAAAGCGCCACGAAACGATGGCGGCCAATCCACTGTTTAAAGGGATGGAATTTTCCGATGATCCGAAAAAGTTGGCCGAATGGGTGCCGCTCATGATGGAAGGGCGGGTGGTGGACGAGCCGATCGCGGCGACCCGCATCGAATCGGGAACGGACGTGAACTTCGGGGCGTTGACGCGTCAACTGTTTGAACATTTGAAACGGAAAAATGTCAACATTTACTACCGCCATCATGTCGAGGATATCCAACGGACAAGCGATGGCTTATGGGAGTTGAAGGTGCGGAATTTGGACACGGGCGCGGTGGAGCGCCATGCGGCCAAGTTCGTTTTCATCGGCGCCGGGGGAGGCAGCCTCCATTTGTTGCAAAAATCCGGCATTCCCGAAGGAAAGGGGATTGGCGGCTTCCCGGTGAGCGGGTTGTTTATAGTGTGCAACAATCCGGAGGTTGTGGAAAAGCACCACGCGAAAGTGTACGGCAAAGCGAAAGTCGGCGCGCCGCCAATGTCGGTGCCGCATTTGGACACGCGGTTCATCGACAATCAAAAGATGTTGTTGTTTGGGCCGTTTGCGGGTTTTTCGCCGAAATTTTTGAAAAACGGATCGATGCTCGACCTGTTCACTTCAATCAAGCCGCATAACGTCTTGACGATCTTGGCGGCGGGCGTGAAAAATATGGCCTTGACCAACTATTTGATCCAGCAAGTGCTGTTGTCGAAAGAACAGCGCATGCAAGAGCTGCGTGAATTCGTGCCGACGGCGAAAAGCGACGAATGGGACATCGTCGTGGCGGGTCAGCGCGTGCAAGTGATCAAAGACACGGAATCTGGCGGCAAAGGAACGCTGCAATTCGGCACGGAAGTCGTCCATGCGGCTGATGGTTCGATCGCGGCGTTGCTCGGCGCTTCGCCGGGGGCATCGACGGCGGTTCATGTGATGTTGGAAGTCATCGAGAAATGTTTCCCAGAGCAGATGAAACAATGGCGACCGAAAGTGAAAGAAATGATTCCGTCCTACGGTGAATCGTTGATGAAAAACGAAGCGCTGTTGCGGCAAGTGCAAGCGTCTACAGCGGAAGCGCTCGGGTTGAACGGCCACTTTGCGATACAGTTGGCGTAG
- a CDS encoding YpiB family protein yields the protein MTRWVSYSEKRQFLTTFLHNHRLKHPDARFVLKYLLQHPHLLENVQFTETEQKQARWLIISTAMTEEEGLVFYRRGQKSTSLASIMGDLALHPNEPLYLTLHFPGKARNFSYLRLIDHQAFENVRRHERHEKMAKAAEQVLDEALKRHELSVLKMQIDQALDRKDMALFQQLTEQLKKYEGQNS from the coding sequence ATGACGAGATGGGTGTCCTATTCAGAAAAGCGGCAGTTCTTAACAACGTTTTTGCACAATCATCGCTTAAAGCATCCGGATGCCCGATTTGTGCTTAAGTATTTGCTTCAGCACCCCCATTTGCTTGAGAACGTCCAGTTTACGGAAACCGAGCAAAAGCAGGCGCGGTGGCTGATCATTTCGACTGCGATGACGGAAGAGGAAGGGCTCGTCTTTTATCGGCGCGGTCAAAAAAGCACGAGTCTTGCCTCGATTATGGGCGATTTGGCGCTGCATCCGAACGAGCCGCTCTATTTGACGCTCCATTTTCCAGGAAAGGCAAGGAATTTTTCGTACCTTCGGCTTATTGATCACCAAGCGTTTGAAAATGTCAGACGGCACGAGCGGCATGAGAAAATGGCGAAGGCGGCCGAGCAAGTGTTGGATGAGGCGCTGAAACGTCATGAACTATCGGTGTTGAAAATGCAAATTGACCAGGCGCTTGACCGAAAAGATATGGCGTTGTTTCAACAGCTGACGGAACAGTTAAAAAAATACGAAGGACAAAACAGCTAA
- a CDS encoding helix-turn-helix transcriptional regulator: MDDQHPKSLRVLSIYERLRKGEAISKKREAERFSVNEKTIQRDLDELRAYIAEMFQGLMELEYDRKKNGYVLKKDEEGWLTNKEILVVSKILLESRSLPKEEMDRILKKLIFQSHPQNQRFIQEVIQNERFHYVPLQHNQPLIEIIWELSSAVHTKRIVLIDYKKEGSDAPVARKVKPVGIIFSDYYFYLIAFPEDYDFDFPTIYRIDRIVRYTITDEHFHYDYKNRFEEGEFRKRVQFMHAGELIKITFRFWGSSLQAILDRLPTAKVIGKDGDAFVIEAEVYGRGIKMWLLSQAQYLEVIKPKEFREEMKRTIEEMLGNYRQEYV, from the coding sequence GTGGATGATCAGCACCCAAAGTCATTGCGGGTTCTATCCATTTATGAGAGGCTTCGCAAAGGGGAGGCGATTTCAAAAAAGAGGGAGGCGGAACGGTTTAGCGTCAACGAAAAAACCATTCAGCGTGATCTCGATGAGTTGCGTGCGTACATTGCCGAGATGTTCCAAGGTTTAATGGAATTGGAGTATGATCGGAAGAAAAATGGTTATGTGCTGAAGAAGGACGAAGAAGGATGGTTGACAAACAAAGAAATTTTGGTTGTCTCTAAAATACTGCTGGAAAGTCGTTCGCTGCCAAAGGAAGAGATGGATCGAATATTGAAAAAACTCATTTTTCAATCCCATCCGCAAAATCAACGGTTTATTCAGGAAGTGATCCAAAATGAACGTTTTCACTATGTTCCTTTGCAGCATAACCAACCGCTTATTGAAATCATTTGGGAGTTAAGCAGCGCTGTACATACGAAACGCATTGTTTTAATCGACTACAAAAAGGAAGGGAGCGATGCCCCCGTTGCCCGGAAAGTCAAACCGGTAGGCATTATTTTTTCCGACTATTACTTTTACTTGATTGCCTTTCCGGAAGATTATGATTTTGACTTTCCAACGATTTATCGCATTGACCGTATTGTCCGCTATACGATAACTGACGAACATTTTCACTATGATTACAAAAATCGTTTTGAAGAGGGGGAGTTTCGAAAACGGGTGCAATTTATGCATGCTGGGGAATTGATAAAAATCACCTTCCGCTTTTGGGGTTCGTCTTTGCAGGCGATTTTGGACCGTCTTCCTACCGCGAAAGTTATAGGGAAAGATGGAGATGCTTTTGTCATTGAGGCTGAAGTATACGGGCGCGGTATCAAAATGTGGCTGCTAAGCCAGGCGCAATATTTGGAGGTGATCAAGCCAAAAGAGTTTCGCGAAGAGATGAAAAGAACGATTGAAGAGATGCTGGGGAATTATCGGCAAGAATACGTTTGA
- a CDS encoding YbjQ family protein: MIVTTTNTIEGKEIEEYLGIVAGEVILGANVVRDFLASITDIIGGRSGTYESKLAEGREMAIKEMVNKAKHLGANAVIGVDLDFETLRDGMMMCIATGTAVRVRS, encoded by the coding sequence GTGATTGTCACGACCACCAATACCATTGAGGGAAAAGAAATTGAAGAGTATTTGGGCATCGTAGCGGGAGAGGTCATTTTGGGCGCCAATGTCGTCCGTGATTTTCTCGCCAGCATCACCGACATCATCGGCGGGCGGAGCGGAACGTATGAAAGCAAGCTGGCCGAAGGGCGGGAGATGGCGATCAAGGAGATGGTCAATAAGGCGAAGCATCTTGGCGCTAACGCCGTCATCGGGGTGGATCTTGATTTTGAAACGCTGCGCGATGGCATGATGATGTGCATTGCGACAGGGACGGCGGTGCGGGTGAGATCGTAA
- a CDS encoding ArsR/SmtB family transcription factor, with translation MKAEDHLFLDESVVEEVSKIFKALADPTRMKMLYLLSQEECHVGHIAEVLGMSQSAVSHQLALLRALRLVKYRREGKSLVYSCDDDHVISLLRQAIDHAQHP, from the coding sequence ATGAAGGCAGAAGATCATTTGTTTTTAGATGAAAGCGTCGTGGAGGAAGTGTCGAAAATCTTTAAAGCGTTGGCGGATCCGACGCGGATGAAGATGTTGTATTTGTTGTCGCAGGAAGAATGCCATGTCGGCCATATTGCGGAAGTGCTCGGCATGTCGCAGTCGGCCGTTTCCCATCAACTGGCGCTGCTTCGGGCGCTACGGCTTGTCAAATATCGCCGTGAAGGGAAATCACTGGTGTATTCGTGCGATGACGATCATGTCATTTCGCTGCTGAGGCAGGCGATTGATCACGCTCAACATCCATAA
- a CDS encoding ATP-binding domain-containing protein, which translates to MEFDAVMLVNVNGEHFPNDDLHARLLYVLVTRAQHELKIFRYWKGSFSQQPNPLPSLMTSYEKAVHAHP; encoded by the coding sequence ATGGAATTTGATGCGGTGATGCTGGTCAACGTGAATGGAGAACATTTTCCTAATGACGATTTGCATGCCCGTCTCCTTTATGTTCTAGTCACCCGCGCCCAGCATGAGTTGAAAATATTTCGCTATTGGAAGGGCTCGTTCAGCCAACAGCCAAATCCGCTTCCAAGTTTGATGACATCTTATGAGAAGGCGGTGCATGCCCATCCCTAA